The Populus alba chromosome 4, ASM523922v2, whole genome shotgun sequence genome contains a region encoding:
- the LOC118038857 gene encoding E3 SUMO-protein ligase SIZ1 isoform X3, which translates to MDLVASCKDKLAFFRIKELKDVLTQLGLSKQGKKQDLVDRILAILSDEQVSKLWAKKSAIGKEEVAKLVDDTYRKMQVSGATDLASRGQVASDCSNSKFNGEMDDPSHSDTKVRCLCGSSLETESMIKCEDFKCQFWQHIGCVIIPEKPMEGIPQVPDVFYCEICRLSRADPFWVTVAHPLCPVKLVTTNVPADGSRPVQGVEKTFHLTRADKDLLAKQEYDVQAWCMLLNDKVPFRMQWPQDTDLQVNGLAVRAINRPGSQLLGANGRDDGPIVTPFVKDGINKISLSGCDARIFCLGVRIVKRRTVQQILNLIPKDSEGERFEDALARVCRCVGGGTATDNADSDSDLEVVADSFGVNLRCPMSGSRMKVAGRFKPCAHLGCFDLEVFVELNQRSRKWQCPICLKNYSLENIIIDPYFNRITSKMTHCSEDITEIEVKPDGSWRVKTKTEAERRDVGELAQWHNPDSTPCFPDGGEIKPKVEIVKQTRQEGISEGNAGTGLKLGIRKNRNGIWEVSKPEDMNTFSSGRLQENFEHHEQKVIPMSSSATGSGRDGEDQSVNQDAGGNYDFTNNGMELDSLSLNPYTTYGFTDQNLPVPLGNAEVIVLSDSDDDNDILISSGSVYKSNQNDGNATFSVPSPGIADPFPEDPTLVTGGNSCLGLFNANDEYGMPLWPLPSGNQAGPGFQLFNSDVSDALVDLPHGSVNCPLSMNGYMVAPETVMGSTCLIPDASIGRSDMDVNDGLLDNPLAFGGEDPSLQIFLPTGPSDASMHSDMRDQVDVSNGVRSEDWISLRLGGSASSNYADLVPPTNGLNSRQQMPSSLDSLAGTVFQLCFYPLLQLLRLV; encoded by the exons gatAAATTGGCATTTTTTCGAATTAAAGAGCTCAAGGATGTCCTGACTCAGTTAGGTCTTTCAAAGCAGGGGAAGAAGCAG GACCTTGTTGACCGGATATTAGCTATTCTCTCTGACGAACAAG TTTCCAAGTTATGGGCAAAGAAGAGTGCCATTGGAAAGGAAGAGGTGGCAAAGCTAGTGGATGACACTTACAG GAAAATGCAAGTGTCCGGGGCCACTGATTTAGCATCACGGGGGCAGGTTGCTTCTGATTGCAGTAATTCAAAGTTTAATGGTGAAATGGATGATCCATCTCATTCAGATACAAAAGTTCGCTGTCTATGTGGAAGCTCATTGGAGACAGAGTCAATGATCAAG TGTGAAGATTTTAAATGTCAATTCTGGCAACACATTGGTTGCGTTATAATTCCAGAAAAACCCATGGAGGGCATCCCACAAGTTCCTGATGTGTTCTATTGTGAGATTTGTCGATTAAGCAGGGCTGACCC CTTCTGGGTTACAGTTGCACATCCTCTATGTCCTGTGAAGCTGGTTACTACAAATGTTCCAGCTGATGG TTCAAGGCCAGTGCAGGGTGTGGAGAAGACATTTCATCTCACTAGGGCAGACAAGGATCTGTTGGCAAAACAAGAATATGATGTTCAG GCCTGGTGTATGCTTTTGAATGACAAAGTTCCCTTTAGGATGCAATGGCCGCAGGATACAGATCTCCAGGTCAATG GCTTGGCTGTTCGTGCTATTAATAGACCTGGCTCGCAATTGCTAGGTGCCAATGGTCGTGATGATGGTCCAATT GTCACACCATTTGTAAAAGATGGAATCAATAAGATTTCGTTAAGCGGATGTGATGCTCGAATCTTCTGCTTAGGAGTTAGAATTGTAAAGCGTCGAACAGTTCAACAG atactCAACTTGATCCCTAAGGACTCAGAAGGTGAGCGTTTTGAAGATGCACTTGCTCGTGTTTGTCGTTGTGTTGGTGGGGGAACTGCAACAGACAATGCTGATAGCGACAGTGACCTGGAAGTTGTTGCAGATTCTTTTGGTGTCAATCTTCGTTGTCCT ATGAGTGGTTCAAGAATGAAGGTCGCAGGAAGATTCAAACCTTGTGCACACTTGGGCTGTTTTGACCTGGAAGTCTTTGTGGAGCTGAACCAGCGTTCTCGGAAG TGGCAGTGCCCCATCTGTCTCAAGAACTACTCCCTGGAGAATATAATCATTGACCCATATTTCAATCGCATCACATCTAAG ATGACACATTGCTCAGAAGATATAACAGAGATTGAGGTGAAGCCTGATGGTTCCTGGCGTGTGAAAACAAAAACTGAAGCTGAGCGTAGGGATGTTGGAGAACTTGCACAATGGCACAATCCTGATAGTACTCCCTGCTTCCCTGATGGTGGAGAAATCAAACCAAAAGTGGAAATAGTGAAGCAGACCAGACAGGAAGGTATTTCAGAAGGTAATGCTGGTACTGGTTTGAAACTTGGAATCAGAAAGAACCGCAATGGCATTTGGGAAGTTAGCAAACCTGAAGATATGAACACCTTTTCTTCAGGTAGATTGCAAGAAAACTTTGAACACCATGAACAGAAAGTTATTCCTATGAGCAGCAGTGCCACTGGTAGTGGTCGTGACGGGGAAGATCAAAGTGTGAATCAAGATGCTGGTGGAAATTATGATTTCACAAACAATGGAATGGAGCTTGATTCTTTATCTTTGAATCCATATACGACATATGGATTCACTGACCAAAATTTACCTGTACCACTAGGGAATGCAGAAGTCATTGTTCTTAGTGATTCAGATGACGATAATGATATACTAATTTCCTCTGGATCTGTCTACAAGAGTAATCAAAATGATGGCAATGCTACTTTTTCTGTGCCCTCTCCTGGAATTGCAGATCCTTTTCCAGAAGATCCTACACTTGTGACTGGTGGAAACTCATGCTTGGGTCTTTTCAATGCTAATGACGAATATGGGATGCCCCTCTGGCCACTGCCTTCAGGAAACCAAGCAGGCCCAGgatttcaattatttaattcagATGTCTCTGATGCCTTGGTtgatttgccacatggttctgTTAACTGCCCCTTGTCAATGAATGGTTACATGGTAGCTCCGGAAACTGTCATGGGATCTACATGTTTAATCCCGGACGCTTCTATTGGTCGATCAGACATGGATGTGAATGATGGCTTGCTTGATAATCCCTTGGCTTTTGGTGGAGAAGATCCCAGTCTTCAAATCTTCCTTCCAACCGGGCCTTCAGATGCATCAATGCACTCTGATATGAGGGATCAAGTTGATGTGTCAAATGGTGTCCGTTCTGAAGATTGGATCTCTCTTAGGCTTGGTGGTAGTGCTTCTAGCAATTATGCCGATTTGGTTCCTCCGACTAATGGACTGAATTCAAGACAGCAGATGCCATCTTCTCTGGATTCTTTGGCTGGCACTg TTTTTCAACTCTGTTTTTACCCACTTCTGCAGCTTCTTCGTTTGGTATAA